The Deltaproteobacteria bacterium genome includes a region encoding these proteins:
- a CDS encoding pyridoxal-phosphate dependent enzyme: protein MQVFENVLAAVGRTPLIKLSKLTDENCATVLVKCEYLNPGGAIKDRMAIHMIEKAEADGRLKPGGTIVENTSGNTGVGLAMAAALKGYRCIFTIPDKMSAEKINTLKAFGAEVHICPTNVPAESPQSYYETAKRLAGEMNAFYPNQYHNPDNIEAHYRSTGPEIWDQTGGEIDYLVAGLGTGGTMSGAGKFLKEQKPGLKNIGVDPIGSVYHGLFHTGKLTTPHVYKVEGIGEDMTCGALDLSVLDDVRQVNDQQSFTAARRLCREEGIFAGGSSGSAVHVAVELAREVGPGKTIVAILPDSGRAYISKFYSDEWMRDLGFLEDEKPGLGRVKDLLAAREQTLSVARTSETAADVVGRMKTQGISQMPVVEGDDHVIGMIHEVDLLRFLLDGQHRLEEPIESIVAPLDGVIGLESPLSALEEIFAQDNVAVAKEGERVVGIITKIDLIEYLGARL from the coding sequence GTGCAAGTGTTCGAAAACGTTCTAGCGGCCGTGGGGCGGACGCCGCTGATCAAGCTCTCCAAGCTCACGGACGAGAACTGCGCGACGGTGCTCGTGAAGTGCGAGTACCTGAACCCCGGTGGCGCCATCAAGGACCGGATGGCGATCCACATGATCGAGAAGGCCGAAGCGGACGGGCGGCTCAAGCCCGGCGGCACGATCGTCGAGAACACCAGCGGCAACACGGGCGTCGGCCTGGCGATGGCCGCGGCCCTCAAGGGCTACCGGTGCATCTTCACGATCCCCGACAAGATGAGCGCCGAGAAGATCAACACGCTCAAGGCCTTCGGCGCCGAGGTGCACATCTGCCCGACCAACGTCCCGGCAGAGTCGCCCCAGAGCTACTACGAGACCGCCAAGCGGCTGGCCGGGGAGATGAACGCCTTCTACCCGAACCAGTACCACAACCCGGACAACATCGAGGCGCACTACCGCTCCACCGGCCCCGAGATCTGGGACCAGACCGGCGGTGAGATCGACTACCTCGTGGCGGGCCTGGGCACGGGCGGCACCATGAGCGGCGCGGGCAAGTTCCTCAAGGAGCAGAAGCCCGGCCTGAAGAACATCGGCGTCGATCCCATCGGCAGCGTCTACCACGGCCTCTTCCACACCGGGAAGCTGACCACCCCCCACGTCTACAAGGTCGAGGGGATCGGCGAGGACATGACCTGCGGCGCCCTCGACCTCTCGGTCCTGGACGACGTCCGGCAGGTCAACGACCAGCAGTCCTTCACCGCCGCCCGGCGCCTCTGCCGCGAGGAGGGCATCTTCGCCGGCGGCTCCTCGGGCTCCGCGGTGCACGTCGCCGTCGAGCTCGCCCGCGAGGTCGGCCCGGGCAAGACCATCGTCGCCATCCTCCCCGACAGCGGGCGCGCCTACATCTCCAAGTTCTACTCGGACGAGTGGATGCGGGACCTGGGCTTCCTCGAGGACGAGAAGCCGGGTCTCGGCCGGGTGAAGGACCTCCTCGCCGCGCGCGAGCAGACCCTCTCCGTGGCCCGCACCAGCGAGACCGCGGCCGACGTCGTGGGCCGGATGAAGACCCAGGGCATCTCTCAGATGCCGGTCGTCGAGGGCGACGACCACGTCATCGGGATGATCCACGAGGTGGATCTCCTGCGCTTCCTCCTCGACGGCCAGCACCGCCTCGAGGAGCCCATCGAATCCATCGTGGCGCCGCTCGACGGCGTCATCGGCCTCGAGTCGCCTCTCTCGGCGCTCGAGGAAATTTTCGCCCAGGACAATGTGGCTGTGGCGAAAGAGGGCGAGCGGGTGGTGGGAATCATCACCAAGATCGACCTCATCGAGTATCTGGGAGCCCGTCTCTAG
- a CDS encoding phosphotransferase yields the protein MDATIEQVIRSRVGALLEQPPASLRVEPLAGHASARLYVRVRSSSLRSVMVMVLPPDARASEEASKGEVPEELPFLTVQRLLEDLGVRVPAIHEVALEDGLLILEDLGDVTLESVVSGASAEARQKHYGAAIDTLAFLRREAELRPAPETLPWQRSFDFELLRWELDHFREWLLEAHAGAKLEADEQLLVEESFDAIARRLAELPRGLTHRDYQSRNLLLVQGEIAVIDFQDALQGPLVYDLVALLRDSYVELTRPEVEGLIDRYLDAYRSLGGTPPDRDELDELFDLQTVQRKLKDAGRFVFIDRVKQNDSFLPSIPASLKYAREALGRLPGYAPLHAVLGKYVPELAP from the coding sequence ATGGATGCCACGATCGAGCAGGTGATTCGCAGCCGGGTCGGCGCGCTCCTCGAGCAGCCCCCGGCCTCTCTTCGGGTCGAGCCCCTCGCGGGCCACGCCTCGGCGCGCCTCTACGTGCGGGTCCGGAGCAGCAGCCTGCGCTCGGTGATGGTGATGGTGCTGCCCCCGGACGCCCGGGCCTCGGAGGAGGCCAGCAAGGGCGAGGTCCCCGAGGAGCTGCCCTTCCTCACCGTGCAGCGCCTGCTGGAGGATCTGGGGGTGAGGGTTCCGGCCATCCACGAGGTGGCCCTCGAGGACGGGCTCCTGATCCTGGAGGATCTCGGCGACGTCACCCTGGAGTCCGTGGTCTCCGGCGCCAGCGCCGAGGCGCGTCAAAAGCACTACGGCGCCGCGATCGACACCCTGGCCTTCCTGCGCCGGGAGGCCGAGCTGCGCCCTGCCCCCGAGACCCTGCCCTGGCAGCGCAGCTTCGACTTCGAGCTGCTGCGCTGGGAGCTCGACCACTTCCGGGAGTGGCTCCTCGAGGCCCACGCCGGCGCGAAGCTCGAGGCCGACGAGCAATTGCTGGTCGAGGAGAGCTTCGACGCCATCGCCCGGCGGCTGGCCGAGCTGCCCCGGGGGCTGACCCACCGCGACTACCAGAGCCGCAACCTCCTGCTGGTGCAGGGGGAGATCGCCGTGATCGACTTCCAGGACGCCCTGCAGGGGCCGCTGGTCTACGACCTCGTGGCGCTCCTGCGCGACTCCTACGTCGAGCTGACGCGCCCGGAGGTCGAGGGCCTCATCGACCGCTACCTCGACGCCTACCGCAGCCTGGGCGGCACGCCGCCCGATCGGGACGAGCTCGACGAGCTCTTCGACCTGCAGACCGTGCAGCGCAAGCTGAAGGACGCCGGCCGCTTCGTCTTCATCGATCGGGTGAAGCAGAACGACTCCTTTCTGCCCTCGATCCCCGCCTCCCTGAAGTACGCCCGGGAGGCCCTGGGCCGCCTGCCCGGGTACGCCCCCCTCCACGCGGTGCTGGGCAAGTACGTCCCCGAGCTGGCTCCATGA
- a CDS encoding NDP-sugar synthase, translating into MSTGGRPRRAMVLAAGLGTRLRPLTDRYPKPAVPVAGVPPICWTLASLAAGGIEEVVVNTHWLPHEVEAALAGLERPAVSFSHEPEILGTGGGLMKVAGRFRDEPFVLANGKLVFDLDLAGAVAAHRASGATATMVLRPHPPDSPYASIEIDAGGRIRRFAGRWEDAPEHLGGLTGHVFTGVHVLEPEILEHLPPTGVSCINGDGYQSLLSSGGHAHGVLQADAYWAEPSTPGRYLRCVADVLGGRVDLTRFTAGGLVPFAGAEEVEPGIWIHPEATVDPGAELQGPVFVGPGAEVERGAKIGPEVAIEARARIRSGAKVRRSVVWQEVTIAGDEVLDHVIAVEGDLRIDAR; encoded by the coding sequence ATGAGCACCGGCGGCCGCCCGCGCCGGGCGATGGTGCTCGCGGCGGGGCTGGGGACCCGCCTTCGCCCTCTGACCGATCGCTACCCCAAGCCGGCGGTGCCGGTGGCCGGCGTGCCGCCGATCTGCTGGACCCTCGCCTCGCTGGCGGCCGGCGGCATCGAGGAGGTGGTGGTCAACACCCACTGGCTGCCCCACGAGGTGGAGGCGGCCCTGGCGGGGCTCGAGCGGCCGGCGGTGAGCTTCAGCCACGAGCCCGAGATCCTCGGCACCGGCGGCGGCCTGATGAAGGTGGCCGGGCGCTTCCGGGACGAGCCCTTCGTGCTGGCCAACGGCAAGCTGGTCTTCGATCTGGATCTGGCCGGGGCGGTGGCTGCGCACCGGGCGAGCGGCGCGACGGCGACCATGGTCCTGCGACCCCACCCGCCGGACAGCCCCTACGCCTCCATCGAGATCGACGCAGGAGGACGCATCCGCCGCTTCGCGGGGCGCTGGGAGGACGCGCCGGAGCACCTGGGGGGGCTCACGGGTCACGTCTTCACCGGGGTCCACGTCCTCGAGCCCGAGATCCTCGAGCACCTGCCGCCCACCGGCGTCTCCTGCATCAACGGCGACGGCTACCAGAGCCTCCTCTCCTCGGGGGGGCACGCCCACGGGGTGCTGCAGGCCGACGCCTACTGGGCCGAGCCCTCGACGCCGGGGCGCTATCTTCGCTGCGTCGCCGACGTGCTGGGGGGTCGGGTGGACCTCACGCGCTTCACGGCCGGGGGCCTCGTCCCCTTCGCCGGGGCCGAGGAGGTCGAGCCGGGGATCTGGATCCATCCGGAGGCGACGGTGGATCCCGGGGCCGAGCTGCAGGGACCGGTCTTCGTGGGCCCGGGGGCCGAGGTGGAGCGGGGCGCAAAGATCGGACCCGAGGTGGCGATCGAGGCGCGGGCGCGGATCCGGTCGGGGGCGAAGGTGCGGCGCTCGGTCGTGTGGCAGGAGGTCACGATCGCCGGCGACGAGGTCCTCGACCACGTGATCGCGGTCGAGGGGGATCTGCGAATCGACGCCCGCTAG
- a CDS encoding Stp1/IreP family PP2C-type Ser/Thr phosphatase produces the protein MRIDSVGRTHVGMKRDHNEDNFQLVPEVNLFIVADGMGGHAAGEVASGIAVEEVAEFFRMTERDEEATWPNKMDRARNYDENRLATAIMLSNTRIREAASADARQKDMGTTIVTTFFKPEATYVGHVGDSRVYRFRAGELTQITEDHSLLNQYIKAKKLTPEEIENFPHKNVISRALGMKDQVEVDVVADPSREGDVYVLCSDGLSGMIKDEEMARILAANLDDLDTCADRLIEAANANGGHDNVTVVLARYHA, from the coding sequence ATGCGCATCGACTCGGTCGGAAGAACCCATGTGGGGATGAAGCGGGACCACAACGAGGACAACTTCCAGCTCGTCCCCGAGGTCAACCTCTTCATCGTCGCCGACGGCATGGGCGGCCACGCGGCCGGCGAGGTCGCCAGCGGCATCGCCGTCGAGGAGGTCGCCGAGTTCTTCCGCATGACCGAGCGGGACGAAGAGGCGACCTGGCCGAACAAGATGGACCGCGCCCGGAACTACGACGAGAACCGGCTGGCGACGGCGATCATGCTCTCCAACACCCGGATCCGGGAGGCCGCCTCGGCCGACGCCCGGCAGAAGGACATGGGGACCACCATCGTCACCACCTTCTTCAAGCCCGAGGCCACCTACGTCGGCCACGTGGGCGACTCCCGGGTCTACCGCTTCCGCGCCGGTGAGCTCACCCAGATCACCGAGGATCACTCCCTCCTCAATCAGTACATCAAGGCCAAGAAGCTCACGCCCGAGGAGATCGAGAACTTCCCTCACAAGAACGTGATCAGCCGGGCGCTGGGCATGAAGGATCAGGTCGAGGTCGACGTGGTGGCCGATCCCTCCCGCGAGGGTGACGTCTACGTCCTGTGCTCCGACGGCCTCTCCGGCATGATCAAGGACGAGGAGATGGCCCGGATCCTGGCCGCCAACCTCGACGATCTCGACACCTGCGCCGACCGCCTCATCGAGGCCGCGAACGCCAACGGCGGCCACGACAACGTGACCGTCGTCCTCGCTCGCTACCACGCCTAG
- a CDS encoding DUF192 domain-containing protein, whose protein sequence is MLATRGWRATRALERMKGLLGREGLEEGEGIQIEPCNSIHTFFMRFPIDVLFVDREGVVVRAFAAIPPWRLTRIYGKARSVIELPAGTLERCETYEGDRIICSESD, encoded by the coding sequence GTGCTCGCCACCCGCGGCTGGCGCGCGACCCGCGCCCTCGAGCGGATGAAGGGGCTCCTCGGCCGGGAGGGGCTCGAGGAGGGCGAGGGCATCCAGATCGAGCCCTGCAACTCGATCCACACCTTCTTCATGCGCTTTCCCATCGACGTGCTCTTCGTCGATCGCGAGGGCGTGGTGGTGCGGGCCTTCGCCGCCATCCCGCCCTGGCGCCTCACACGCATCTACGGCAAGGCGCGCAGCGTCATCGAGCTGCCCGCCGGCACCCTCGAGCGCTGCGAGACCTACGAGGGCGATCGGATCATCTGCTCCGAATCCGATTGA
- a CDS encoding tRNA (cytidine(34)-2'-O)-methyltransferase encodes MPGLEPVLPPLEVVLHRPEIPPNTGNIARLCACTGSRLRLVAPLGFSLDESRLKRAGLDYWDKVHVATHQSFEEVLEEEPGRPLHLFASKGGRPLWETRFEPGARLVFGSESVGLPEELLSAHAGRVVTVPMVDGPRSLNLASTVAIALYEALRQLRGHAARRC; translated from the coding sequence ATGCCCGGCCTCGAACCAGTCCTGCCTCCCCTGGAGGTCGTCCTCCACCGCCCGGAGATCCCCCCGAACACCGGGAACATCGCCCGGCTCTGCGCCTGCACCGGCAGCCGCCTGCGGCTGGTCGCGCCCCTGGGCTTCTCCCTGGACGAGAGCCGGCTGAAGCGGGCGGGGCTCGACTACTGGGACAAGGTCCACGTGGCGACCCATCAGAGCTTCGAGGAGGTGCTGGAGGAGGAGCCCGGCCGGCCCCTCCACCTCTTCGCCTCCAAGGGCGGCCGCCCCCTCTGGGAGACCCGCTTCGAGCCCGGCGCCCGCCTGGTCTTCGGCTCGGAGTCCGTGGGTCTGCCCGAGGAGCTCCTCTCCGCCCACGCCGGGAGGGTCGTCACGGTCCCGATGGTCGACGGCCCCCGCAGCCTGAACCTGGCCTCCACCGTGGCCATCGCCCTCTACGAGGCCCTGCGTCAGCTGCGTGGCCACGCCGCGCGGCGGTGCTAG